A DNA window from Thalassospiraceae bacterium LMO-JJ14 contains the following coding sequences:
- a CDS encoding heterodisulfide reductase-related iron-sulfur binding cluster codes for MSEGSLEAPERHPIPWQDADFYDEAKLDEELRRVFDICHGCRRCFNLCDSFPRLFDLVDESETGELDAVDSKDFKPIVDACTLCDMCFLTKCPYVPPHEFNLDFPHLMLRYRAVEQKKGKVPFAAEQLTKTDRNGQIASKVSGLANWAGKCGNALTRPAMEMTLGVDRKAKLPPFTSLPFSERTDAPEINKDAPAFGRKAVLYATCFANYNNPDIGAAARAILARNGVETEVVYPRCCGMPQLEQGDIAAVAESAKATAADLLPWIEKGYDVIALVPSCALMLKFEWPLIVSDDENVTKLSAATSDITEYIVSIAKKEGMADGLKALDGGVTVHISCHSRAQNMGQKAAEMLRLIPDLDLNVIERCSGHGGSWGIMKENFEVGLKVGKPVARKAADAGSKYVLSECPLARDHIVQGIEMLDKPTDNIESMQHPVELLARAYEL; via the coding sequence ATGAGCGAAGGCAGTCTTGAAGCCCCGGAACGTCATCCCATTCCCTGGCAGGATGCGGATTTTTACGATGAGGCAAAACTCGACGAAGAACTGCGGCGGGTTTTCGATATCTGCCACGGGTGCCGCCGCTGTTTTAACCTCTGTGACAGCTTTCCCAGACTTTTCGATCTGGTAGATGAATCCGAGACGGGTGAGCTTGATGCTGTCGACAGCAAGGATTTCAAACCGATCGTCGATGCCTGCACGCTCTGCGATATGTGCTTCCTGACGAAATGTCCGTATGTGCCACCGCATGAGTTCAATCTTGATTTTCCGCATTTGATGCTTCGCTACCGGGCCGTTGAACAGAAAAAAGGCAAGGTCCCGTTTGCCGCCGAACAATTGACGAAAACCGACCGTAACGGCCAGATCGCGAGCAAGGTTTCGGGACTGGCCAACTGGGCCGGTAAATGCGGCAATGCGCTGACGCGACCAGCTATGGAAATGACGCTGGGAGTCGACCGCAAGGCCAAGCTGCCGCCTTTTACATCCCTGCCGTTTAGCGAACGGACCGATGCGCCTGAAATCAATAAGGATGCTCCGGCTTTCGGTCGCAAAGCGGTTTTATATGCAACCTGTTTCGCCAACTACAACAACCCAGATATAGGGGCTGCCGCCCGTGCCATCCTTGCCCGGAACGGTGTTGAAACCGAAGTCGTTTATCCGCGCTGCTGCGGTATGCCGCAACTCGAACAGGGCGATATTGCTGCCGTTGCCGAAAGCGCCAAGGCGACCGCCGCCGATCTGCTGCCGTGGATCGAAAAGGGCTACGACGTGATCGCCCTGGTGCCGTCATGCGCATTGATGCTGAAATTCGAATGGCCGCTGATCGTGAGCGATGATGAAAACGTCACCAAGCTCAGCGCCGCGACTTCCGATATCACGGAATACATCGTCTCGATTGCCAAGAAAGAGGGCATGGCCGATGGTTTGAAGGCGCTCGACGGCGGCGTGACGGTCCATATTTCCTGCCATTCGCGGGCCCAGAACATGGGGCAGAAGGCCGCCGAAATGCTGCGCCTGATTCCCGATCTCGACCTGAACGTGATCGAGCGTTGCTCGGGACACGGCGGGTCCTGGGGGATCATGAAGGAAAACTTCGAAGTGGGCCTCAAGGTCGGCAAGCCGGTGGCGCGCAAGGCTGCAGATGCGGGCAGTAAGTACGTGCTGTCTGAATGCCCGTTGGCGCGCGATCACATCGTGCAGGGCATAGAGATGCTCGACAAGCCGACCGACAATATTGAAAGCATGCAGCATCCGGTCGAACTGCTCGCCCGGGCGTATGAACTGTAA
- a CDS encoding rubrerythrin family protein — protein sequence MSLKGTKTEDNLKEAFAGESQANRRYLYFAQKADVEGYNDVAAVFRSTAEGETGHAHGHLEFLEETGDPATGEPIGPTDANLKAAIAGETHEYTDMYPGMAKTARDEGFDEIADWFETLAKAEKSHAGRFQKALDTMD from the coding sequence ATGTCCCTCAAGGGAACGAAAACCGAAGACAATCTCAAAGAAGCATTTGCCGGGGAATCCCAGGCCAACCGCCGTTATCTGTATTTCGCGCAGAAGGCTGACGTTGAAGGTTACAACGATGTCGCCGCGGTTTTCCGCTCGACCGCCGAAGGTGAAACGGGTCACGCGCACGGCCACCTTGAGTTCCTCGAAGAGACCGGTGATCCGGCAACCGGCGAGCCGATCGGCCCGACCGACGCCAACCTGAAAGCAGCGATTGCCGGCGAAACTCACGAATACACGGATATGTATCCGGGCATGGCGAAAACCGCCCGCGATGAAGGTTTCGACGAAATCGCCGATTGGTTCGAAACGCTGGCGAAGGCGGAAAAGTCGCATGCCGGACGTTTCCAGAAAGCCCTCGACACGATGGACTGA
- a CDS encoding Fur family transcriptional regulator, which yields MSKQKRYAPIIGKLRDAGLRPTRQRIALAELMFRGDDRHISAEMLHTEAAEARVSVSLATVYNTLHQFTQAGLLREIAVESGRSYFDTNTSDHHHFYFENDGHLEDVASNEVVVSSLPTPPRGAKISRVDVVIRVSED from the coding sequence ATGAGCAAGCAAAAACGATACGCACCGATCATCGGTAAACTGCGCGATGCCGGGTTACGCCCGACACGCCAGCGTATTGCATTGGCTGAACTGATGTTCCGTGGCGACGACCGCCATATCAGTGCCGAAATGCTGCATACCGAAGCGGCCGAGGCGCGTGTCTCCGTCTCGCTGGCGACCGTCTATAATACCCTGCACCAGTTCACGCAGGCGGGTCTTTTGCGCGAAATCGCGGTCGAGTCCGGGCGCTCCTACTTCGATACCAACACCTCGGACCACCATCATTTTTATTTCGAAAACGATGGCCATCTTGAAGACGTCGCGTCCAACGAGGTTGTTGTTTCCAGCCTCCCGACACCGCCCCGCGGCGCGAAAATTTCCCGCGTCGATGTCGTCATTCGCGTCAGCGAAGACTGA
- a CDS encoding SDR family oxidoreductase, translating to MKSNLMKGKRGLIMGVANDHSIAWGIANTLAAHGAEMGFTYQNDAIERRVRPLAEGVGSKVIVPCDVEDEGSIAAAVGACADAWGSIDFVVHAIAYSDKQELKGKYVATTRENFQRTMDVSCYSFTSLARHAAPHMKDGGSMIALSFYGAEKVVPNYNVMGVAKAALEASIRYLASDLGPENIRVNAISAGPMRTLAGSAIAGARHIFKWNEQHSPLRRNVQLDDIGGSALYLLSDLSLSVTGSVQYVDSGYNIVGVPYPHKDEG from the coding sequence ATGAAGTCCAATCTCATGAAAGGCAAGCGTGGTCTGATCATGGGGGTCGCCAACGACCATTCCATCGCCTGGGGGATTGCCAACACGCTTGCAGCGCATGGCGCCGAGATGGGGTTCACGTATCAGAACGATGCTATTGAACGCCGCGTGCGCCCGCTTGCCGAGGGTGTAGGTTCAAAGGTCATCGTGCCTTGCGATGTCGAAGACGAAGGCTCGATTGCCGCTGCCGTCGGTGCGTGTGCCGATGCATGGGGGTCGATCGATTTCGTGGTTCACGCCATTGCCTATTCCGACAAACAGGAACTCAAGGGCAAGTACGTAGCGACAACGCGTGAGAATTTTCAGCGTACCATGGATGTATCGTGTTATTCGTTCACGTCGCTTGCCCGCCATGCCGCACCGCACATGAAAGATGGCGGCAGCATGATCGCCCTGTCGTTCTATGGTGCCGAAAAAGTTGTGCCGAATTATAACGTCATGGGTGTCGCCAAGGCCGCGCTGGAAGCGAGCATTCGTTATCTGGCATCCGATCTCGGACCAGAGAACATTCGCGTCAATGCGATTTCAGCAGGGCCGATGCGAACCCTCGCCGGCAGTGCAATTGCCGGGGCCCGGCATATCTTCAAGTGGAATGAGCAGCACTCTCCCCTGCGCCGTAACGTTCAACTGGACGACATCGGCGGCTCTGCGCTTTATCTGCTTTCCGACCTGTCCCTCAGCGTCACTGGATCGGTGCAATATGTCGACAGCGGCTATAACATCGTCGGCGTGCCGTACCCTCACAAGGACGAGGGTTAG
- the fabB gene encoding beta-ketoacyl-ACP synthase I → MRRVVVTGMGIVSPIGDDVGQVTQNLRDGKSGIVFCEEYAERGFRSHVHGAPTVDLEDRIDRKLRRFMGDGAAYGYIAMQEAIADSGLDETVVCSERSGLVMGSGGPSTSAQVEAADTAREKGAKRIGPYAVPKAMCSTVSANLSTAFHMRGLSYSISSACSTSAHCIGNGAELIQWGKQDVVFAGGAEELHWTLTVLFDAMGALSSKYNDTPTRASRPFDVDRDGFVIAGGAGVVVLEELEHAKARGAKIYGEIVGYGATSDGVDMVAPSGEGARRCMQLATAGLGNTKVDYINAHGTSTPAGDMTEIGAIQEVFGAHKPKISSTKSLTGHSQGATGAHEAIYSLIMLNNDFVAASANVENLDPDAGEADIVRQRIDNANLNCVISNSFGFGGTNATLAFKRYEA, encoded by the coding sequence ATGAGACGTGTGGTCGTAACGGGCATGGGCATCGTATCGCCGATCGGCGACGACGTTGGCCAGGTGACGCAGAACCTGAGGGACGGAAAGTCCGGTATTGTTTTCTGTGAAGAGTATGCCGAGCGTGGTTTCCGCTCCCATGTCCATGGCGCACCGACGGTCGATCTCGAAGACAGGATCGACCGCAAGCTGCGCCGCTTTATGGGTGATGGCGCTGCGTATGGCTATATTGCCATGCAGGAAGCGATCGCCGATTCCGGATTGGACGAAACCGTGGTGTGCAGCGAACGCAGCGGGCTTGTCATGGGGTCCGGCGGGCCGTCCACATCGGCCCAGGTCGAAGCGGCGGACACAGCGCGTGAAAAGGGGGCTAAACGGATCGGCCCTTACGCCGTGCCGAAGGCCATGTGCTCGACCGTGTCGGCCAACCTGTCGACGGCATTTCACATGCGCGGGCTCAGCTATTCCATATCGTCGGCATGCTCGACCAGCGCGCATTGCATCGGCAACGGCGCCGAACTGATCCAGTGGGGCAAGCAAGACGTCGTGTTCGCCGGCGGTGCCGAGGAACTGCACTGGACGCTGACGGTGCTGTTCGATGCCATGGGTGCCTTGTCGTCCAAGTACAACGACACGCCGACGCGTGCGTCGCGGCCGTTCGACGTCGATCGCGACGGTTTCGTGATCGCCGGTGGTGCCGGGGTCGTGGTGCTTGAGGAGCTGGAGCATGCCAAGGCGCGCGGCGCGAAGATTTACGGCGAGATCGTCGGTTACGGTGCGACGTCGGACGGTGTCGACATGGTCGCGCCGTCGGGCGAAGGCGCGCGCCGCTGCATGCAGTTGGCGACCGCCGGTCTCGGCAACACCAAGGTCGATTACATCAATGCGCACGGCACCTCGACGCCGGCCGGCGACATGACCGAGATCGGGGCGATCCAGGAAGTGTTCGGCGCACACAAGCCGAAGATTTCATCGACCAAATCGCTGACCGGCCATTCGCAGGGTGCCACCGGCGCACATGAAGCGATTTATTCGCTGATCATGTTGAACAACGATTTCGTCGCGGCCTCGGCGAACGTCGAAAATCTCGACCCCGACGCTGGCGAGGCCGACATCGTCCGCCAGCGCATCGATAACGCCAATCTGAATTGCGTCATTTCCAACAGTTTCGGTTTCGGCGGCACCAACGCAACGCTGGCATTCAAGCGTTACGAGGCATGA
- the fabA gene encoding 3-hydroxyacyl-[acyl-carrier-protein] dehydratase FabA: protein MTKQASYSYEDLLSCGRGELFGPGNAQLPLPPMLMFDRITHIADTGGTYDKGVVEAQLEVKKDLWFFDCHFQGDPVMPGCLGLDALWQMVGFYLGWSGAPGRGRALGVGQVKFTDQVTPDKSLVEYRVDIKRVMSRKITLGIADGVMKVDGNVAYEASDLKVTLFTADD from the coding sequence TTGACGAAACAAGCGAGCTATTCCTACGAAGATTTATTGAGCTGCGGCCGTGGCGAACTGTTCGGTCCCGGCAATGCACAATTGCCGCTGCCGCCGATGCTGATGTTCGATCGGATTACGCATATTGCGGATACCGGCGGGACCTATGACAAGGGTGTTGTTGAGGCGCAGCTCGAAGTCAAAAAAGACCTGTGGTTTTTCGATTGCCACTTTCAGGGCGACCCGGTGATGCCGGGATGTCTGGGGCTGGACGCGCTTTGGCAGATGGTCGGCTTCTATCTCGGTTGGAGCGGGGCGCCAGGGCGCGGCCGCGCGCTGGGCGTCGGGCAGGTCAAGTTTACCGATCAGGTAACGCCGGACAAATCGCTGGTCGAGTACCGTGTCGATATCAAGCGGGTCATGAGCCGCAAGATTACGCTCGGGATTGCCGATGGCGTCATGAAAGTGGACGGAAATGTCGCCTACGAGGCATCCGATTTGAAGGTAACGTTGTTCACGGCCGACGATTGA
- the pnp gene encoding polyribonucleotide nucleotidyltransferase: protein MFKEFRKEIEWAGQKLVLETGKIARQADGAVMATLGESKVLCTVVGEKSPKPGLDFFPLSVHYVEKTFAAGKIPGGFFKREGRPSERETLTSRLIDRPIRPLFVKGFKNETQVICTVVSHDLENETDILAMIGTSAALTISGLPFMGPIGGARVGRVDGELVLNPTLAQMAESDLDLIVAGTQEGVLMVESEASELSEQQMLEAVMFGHRGFQPVIDAIIDLAEACAKEPMELPAAPAGLDEIAKRISDAAADDLRAAYGIKVKSDRQAKISEVKKAAAEKLQADDSIDQDLLSAVMGDVLKNLEKDIVRNDILDTGVRIDSRDTKTVRPIASEVGILPRAHGSALFTRGETQAMVTTTLGTGQDEQIIDGLADNYRENFMLHYNFPPFSVGEAGRFGFTGRREVGHGKLAWRAMHPIMPSKEEFPYTIRVVSDITESNGSSSMATVCGTSLSLMDAGVPLPRPVAGIAMGLIKEGDRYAVLSDILGDEDHLGDMDFKVAGTENGVTSLQMDIKITSITEEIMQIALDQAREGRLHILDEMAKALTNAREQVSGNAPRITSMKINPEKIRDIIGPGGKIIREICETTGAKIDVEDDGSVRIAAVDAEAGDRAAAWIRDIVAEPEVGAIYDGKVVKVVDFGAFVNFLGPRDGLVHISEMAEGRVEKVTDVVNEGDQVKVKLIGIDDRGKVKLSMRVVNQETGEDITEQVGERKKRD, encoded by the coding sequence ATGTTTAAGGAATTCCGTAAAGAGATCGAATGGGCCGGCCAGAAGCTGGTATTGGAAACCGGCAAGATTGCCCGTCAGGCCGATGGGGCCGTCATGGCAACCCTTGGCGAGAGCAAGGTGCTGTGCACCGTGGTTGGCGAAAAGAGCCCCAAACCGGGTTTGGATTTTTTCCCGCTCTCCGTTCATTACGTCGAAAAAACGTTTGCCGCCGGTAAGATCCCAGGCGGCTTTTTCAAGCGTGAAGGCCGTCCGTCCGAGCGCGAGACGCTGACGTCCCGCCTGATCGACCGTCCGATCCGTCCGCTGTTCGTCAAAGGCTTCAAGAACGAGACCCAGGTCATCTGCACCGTGGTGTCGCACGATCTTGAAAACGAAACCGATATTCTTGCAATGATCGGCACGTCGGCCGCATTGACCATTTCCGGCCTGCCGTTCATGGGCCCGATCGGCGGCGCGCGCGTCGGCCGTGTCGATGGCGAGCTGGTTCTGAACCCGACGCTGGCGCAAATGGCCGAGAGCGATCTCGATCTGATCGTCGCCGGGACGCAGGAAGGCGTTTTGATGGTTGAATCCGAAGCCAGCGAGCTTTCCGAGCAGCAGATGCTCGAAGCCGTGATGTTCGGCCACCGCGGCTTCCAGCCGGTGATCGATGCAATCATCGATCTCGCCGAAGCCTGTGCCAAGGAGCCGATGGAACTGCCGGCAGCGCCGGCCGGTCTTGACGAGATCGCCAAGCGCATCTCCGACGCCGCCGCCGATGACCTGCGTGCCGCTTACGGCATCAAGGTGAAATCGGATCGCCAGGCGAAAATCTCCGAGGTCAAGAAAGCCGCTGCAGAAAAGCTGCAGGCCGATGACAGCATTGATCAGGATCTGCTCTCCGCCGTGATGGGAGATGTTCTCAAGAACCTCGAAAAGGACATCGTGCGCAACGATATCCTCGATACCGGCGTGCGTATCGACAGCCGCGACACCAAAACGGTTCGTCCGATCGCCAGCGAAGTCGGCATCCTGCCGCGTGCACACGGGTCGGCCCTGTTCACGCGCGGCGAAACGCAGGCCATGGTGACGACGACGCTCGGCACCGGCCAGGACGAACAGATCATCGACGGTCTCGCGGATAACTACCGTGAGAACTTCATGCTGCATTATAACTTCCCGCCGTTCTCGGTCGGTGAAGCTGGTCGCTTCGGCTTCACGGGCCGTCGCGAAGTCGGCCACGGCAAGCTTGCCTGGCGCGCCATGCACCCGATCATGCCGTCGAAGGAAGAGTTCCCGTACACGATCCGCGTGGTCTCCGACATCACCGAATCCAACGGCTCGTCGTCGATGGCGACGGTCTGCGGCACGTCGCTGTCGCTGATGGACGCCGGTGTGCCGCTGCCGCGCCCGGTTGCCGGTATCGCCATGGGTCTGATCAAGGAAGGCGATCGTTATGCGGTTCTTTCCGATATCCTGGGTGACGAGGATCACCTTGGTGACATGGACTTCAAGGTCGCCGGTACGGAAAACGGTGTGACCTCTTTGCAGATGGACATCAAGATCACCTCGATTACCGAGGAAATCATGCAGATCGCGCTCGATCAGGCAAGAGAAGGCCGTCTGCACATCCTTGATGAAATGGCCAAGGCGCTGACGAATGCCCGCGAGCAGGTCAGCGGCAACGCCCCGCGCATCACGTCGATGAAGATCAATCCGGAGAAGATCCGCGACATCATCGGCCCGGGCGGCAAGATTATCCGTGAAATTTGTGAAACCACGGGCGCCAAGATCGACGTCGAAGATGACGGTTCGGTGCGTATTGCGGCAGTTGACGCCGAAGCCGGCGATCGTGCCGCTGCCTGGATTCGTGACATTGTCGCCGAACCGGAAGTCGGTGCGATCTATGACGGGAAAGTCGTGAAAGTCGTCGATTTCGGCGCTTTCGTGAACTTCCTCGGCCCGCGTGATGGCCTCGTGCACATCTCGGAAATGGCTGAAGGCCGTGTCGAGAAAGTGACGGATGTGGTCAACGAAGGCGACCAGGTCAAGGTCAAGCTGATCGGGATCGATGATCGCGGCAAAGTGAAGCTTTCAATGCGTGTTGTTAATCAGGAAACCGGCGAGGATATCACCGAGCAGGTTGGCGAACGCAAAAAACGGGACTAA
- the rpsO gene encoding 30S ribosomal protein S15, whose translation MSITAERKQELIKEHAVKDGDTGSPEVQVAVLTERIINLTEHLKTHAKDFHSRRGLLMMVGQRRRLLDYLRKKDEKRYEGIVKKLGLRR comes from the coding sequence ATGTCGATTACCGCCGAACGTAAGCAAGAGCTTATCAAAGAACATGCCGTCAAAGACGGCGATACGGGTTCTCCCGAGGTGCAGGTCGCCGTTCTGACCGAACGGATTATCAATCTGACCGAACACCTGAAAACCCATGCCAAGGATTTTCATTCGCGCCGTGGCCTGCTGATGATGGTGGGTCAACGCCGCCGGCTTCTCGATTACCTGCGTAAAAAGGACGAGAAGCGATACGAAGGCATAGTCAAAAAGCTAGGCCTGCGCCGCTAA
- the truB gene encoding tRNA pseudouridine(55) synthase TruB: MARGRKGTPIHGWLILDKSEGPSSNGCVGRIKWLTGAQKVGHGGTLDPLASGVLPIAFGEATKTQAYAMDGFKTYEFRARWGESTSTDDAEGEVIARSDKRPSEAEIEAALPLFTGRITQVPPVYSAVKVDGERAYKRARRDETVEIAPREVDIESLRLTGMPDADHADFEMRCGKGTYVRALIRDLALHLGCEGHIRRLRRTAVGPFSIEKAVKMEVFEADEGVHAAALLKKHLLPVETVLDDIPALALTEQEARRLRQGQGVPILPVAQRSPLRNIAQGDVVQVTANGTLLALARITGGEIKPFRVMNI, from the coding sequence ATGGCGCGCGGGCGTAAAGGCACGCCAATTCACGGCTGGCTGATCCTGGATAAATCTGAAGGGCCGTCCTCGAACGGCTGTGTCGGACGCATCAAGTGGCTCACCGGTGCCCAAAAAGTCGGTCATGGCGGGACGCTGGATCCGCTGGCGAGCGGCGTATTGCCGATTGCCTTCGGCGAGGCGACGAAAACCCAGGCATACGCCATGGACGGCTTTAAAACCTATGAATTCCGCGCCCGCTGGGGCGAGAGCACGAGCACCGACGATGCCGAGGGTGAGGTGATTGCCCGTTCGGACAAACGGCCTTCAGAGGCGGAAATAGAGGCCGCGCTGCCGCTTTTCACGGGCCGGATCACGCAGGTGCCGCCGGTCTATTCCGCCGTCAAGGTGGATGGCGAGCGCGCTTACAAGCGGGCACGCCGTGACGAAACCGTGGAAATTGCCCCCCGCGAAGTCGACATCGAGTCCTTGCGGCTCACGGGGATGCCGGACGCCGATCATGCCGACTTCGAAATGCGTTGCGGCAAGGGGACTTACGTCCGTGCCCTGATAAGAGATCTGGCCTTGCACTTGGGATGCGAAGGCCATATAAGGCGCCTCAGACGCACTGCCGTTGGGCCTTTTTCTATTGAAAAGGCTGTAAAAATGGAAGTCTTCGAAGCTGATGAAGGCGTCCATGCGGCGGCGCTTCTGAAGAAGCATCTGCTTCCTGTCGAGACTGTGCTGGACGACATCCCGGCACTAGCCCTGACGGAGCAGGAAGCGCGCAGACTAAGGCAGGGGCAGGGTGTTCCCATCCTGCCTGTCGCACAGCGGTCCCCCCTTCGAAATATCGCTCAAGGGGATGTCGTCCAGGTGACGGCGAACGGCACGTTGTTGGCTCTGGCGCGCATTACGGGCGGTGAAATAAAGCCGTTCCGTGTCATGAACATCTAG
- the rbfA gene encoding 30S ribosome-binding factor RbfA, protein MSRQPARAPSQRQLRVGEEVRHVIAQALERGEIRDPAVKGVAVTVTEVRVSPDLKNATAYVVPLGGGDSGQIVEALNRASGFLRSWVAKNVQLRHVPRISFAADVSFDEAARIDAVLRNPHVARDIKHDEDPESGE, encoded by the coding sequence ATGAGCCGTCAGCCTGCGCGGGCGCCTTCGCAACGCCAATTGCGTGTCGGTGAAGAAGTCCGCCATGTCATCGCTCAGGCGCTGGAGCGCGGTGAAATTCGTGATCCCGCGGTCAAGGGCGTGGCCGTCACCGTGACCGAAGTCCGCGTCAGTCCCGATCTTAAGAACGCCACCGCCTATGTGGTGCCGCTGGGTGGCGGCGACAGCGGGCAGATCGTCGAGGCGCTCAACAGGGCGTCCGGGTTCTTGCGTAGCTGGGTCGCGAAAAACGTGCAACTGCGCCATGTTCCGAGAATATCGTTCGCCGCCGACGTGAGTTTCGATGAAGCGGCGCGTATCGATGCGGTGCTGCGCAATCCGCATGTTGCGCGCGATATCAAGCACGACGAAGATCCGGAAAGCGGTGAATAG